Proteins from a single region of Sneathiella aquimaris:
- a CDS encoding TRAP transporter substrate-binding protein, with protein sequence MTTRRNFIKGAAIAAPAAAFATPAIAQSKIKWRMQTYAGAALAEHVIKPAIDSFNKIAGDEMEIELYFADQIVPTGELFRAMQKGTIDAVQSDDDSMASPTEVTVFGGYFPFASRYSLDVPVLFNQYGLNEIWDAEYSKVGVKHISAGAWDPCHFATKDPINSLADLKGKRVFTFPTAGRFLTQFGVVPVTLPWEDIEVAVQTGELDGIAWSGITEDYTVGWADVTNYFLTNNISGAWAGSFFANMDRYNELPAHLQELLKVCMDQSHYYRQWWYWGGEANLRVNGTKMKLTSIPDEEWATVEAAAFKFWDEIAAESETKAKVVNIFKQYNADMQKAGRPYRYG encoded by the coding sequence ATGACAACACGGCGTAACTTTATTAAAGGTGCTGCAATAGCCGCACCGGCAGCGGCTTTCGCAACACCTGCGATTGCCCAATCAAAAATCAAATGGCGGATGCAGACATATGCTGGTGCAGCGCTCGCTGAGCATGTAATCAAACCAGCCATCGACAGCTTTAACAAAATTGCTGGCGATGAAATGGAAATTGAATTGTATTTTGCGGATCAGATTGTTCCTACGGGCGAATTGTTCCGTGCCATGCAAAAAGGGACAATCGATGCTGTGCAGTCCGACGATGACTCAATGGCATCCCCAACCGAAGTTACTGTATTCGGTGGTTATTTCCCATTTGCATCACGCTATTCTTTGGATGTTCCGGTTCTGTTCAATCAGTATGGCCTGAATGAAATCTGGGATGCTGAATATTCTAAAGTCGGTGTGAAGCACATTTCTGCAGGGGCATGGGATCCGTGTCACTTTGCAACGAAAGATCCGATCAACAGCCTGGCTGACCTGAAGGGCAAGCGTGTTTTTACATTCCCGACAGCGGGCCGCTTTCTGACACAATTCGGTGTTGTTCCAGTGACCCTTCCATGGGAAGATATTGAAGTTGCTGTTCAGACAGGCGAACTGGATGGTATCGCATGGTCCGGTATCACCGAAGATTACACTGTTGGTTGGGCTGACGTAACGAACTACTTCCTGACAAACAATATTTCCGGTGCCTGGGCGGGATCGTTCTTTGCCAATATGGACCGTTATAATGAGCTTCCGGCCCATCTTCAGGAACTTCTGAAAGTATGTATGGACCAAAGCCATTATTACCGTCAGTGGTGGTACTGGGGCGGTGAAGCCAACCTGCGTGTGAACGGTACCAAAATGAAACTGACAAGCATTCCAGATGAAGAATGGGCAACAGTTGAAGCTGCTGCGTTTAAATTCTGGGATGAAATCGCAGCTGAGTCTGAAACAAAGGCCAAAGTTGTGAATATTTTCAAACAGTATAACGCTGATATGCAAAAAGCAGGTCGCCCATACCGCTACGGTTAA
- a CDS encoding TRAP transporter large permease, giving the protein MSYEMIAIFMFASMMVMLLTGQRVFGAIGAVAAIAALTLWGTGGSDIPFSAAMKLMKWYPLLTLPMFIFMGYILSESKIADDLYKMFHVWMGPVSGGLAIGTIGLMVLISAMNGLSVAGMAIGATIALPELLRRGYDKKMVTGVVQAGSSLGILVPPSVVLVLYAMISRQPVGQLWLAGIIPGLLMAFFFIAYIYIRCKINPELGPTLPKEERNVPLKEKLRLLQAGLLPIVIFAAMMIPFVNGWTSLVESSAIGAMTAFIAAVVKRRMTKQVFETSVRQTLAISCMFMWIILAALGFGAVFDGLGAVRAISGFFTEQLGLDPWMILIIMQVSFLVMGTFLDDTAMLVIVAPLYVPLVSVLGFDLIWYGVLYTITTQIAYMTPPFGYNLFLMRAMAPPEISLKDIYGSILPFVCVMVFALIVIMVFPDIALWLPETVYGK; this is encoded by the coding sequence ATGTCCTATGAAATGATTGCGATTTTCATGTTCGCTTCCATGATGGTCATGCTTCTGACGGGGCAACGGGTTTTTGGCGCTATTGGTGCGGTTGCAGCCATTGCGGCTCTCACCCTTTGGGGAACGGGCGGATCGGATATTCCGTTCTCGGCGGCGATGAAGCTTATGAAATGGTACCCTCTGCTGACATTGCCCATGTTTATTTTCATGGGTTATATTTTATCAGAATCCAAAATTGCCGATGATCTTTATAAAATGTTCCATGTCTGGATGGGGCCTGTCAGTGGCGGTTTGGCGATCGGAACGATCGGTTTGATGGTCTTGATTTCTGCGATGAACGGTCTATCCGTTGCCGGTATGGCCATTGGTGCGACGATTGCTCTGCCAGAGCTGTTACGGCGTGGCTATGATAAAAAAATGGTGACGGGTGTTGTTCAGGCCGGATCGTCTTTGGGGATCCTCGTGCCGCCGTCGGTTGTTCTTGTGCTTTATGCAATGATTTCCCGTCAACCGGTCGGTCAACTGTGGCTTGCAGGTATTATTCCCGGGCTGTTGATGGCCTTTTTCTTCATTGCCTATATTTATATTCGGTGCAAAATAAATCCGGAACTGGGCCCAACATTGCCGAAAGAGGAACGGAATGTTCCGTTAAAGGAAAAGTTGCGGTTGCTTCAGGCCGGTCTTCTGCCGATCGTTATTTTTGCTGCCATGATGATCCCGTTTGTAAATGGCTGGACGTCCCTGGTTGAAAGTTCGGCCATTGGTGCCATGACAGCTTTCATTGCAGCTGTTGTTAAACGGCGGATGACAAAACAGGTTTTCGAAACATCTGTGCGTCAAACGCTGGCGATTTCGTGCATGTTCATGTGGATCATTCTCGCGGCCCTGGGGTTTGGGGCAGTGTTCGACGGGCTTGGGGCTGTTCGGGCAATCAGCGGTTTCTTTACAGAACAACTGGGTCTCGATCCATGGATGATCCTGATTATAATGCAGGTCAGTTTTCTGGTTATGGGAACGTTTTTGGACGATACAGCAATGCTGGTTATCGTTGCGCCACTCTACGTGCCGCTTGTCAGTGTTCTCGGCTTTGATCTCATTTGGTACGGCGTCCTTTATACAATCACAACACAGATTGCGTATATGACACCACCCTTTGGGTATAACCTGTTCCTGATGCGTGCCATGGCCCCGCCAGAAATCAGTTTGAAAGATATTTACGGTTCCATCCTGCCGTTTGTGTGTGTGATGGTGTTTGCTTTGATCGTGATAATGGTATTTCCTGATATTGCGCTCTGGCTGCCAGAAACGGTGTATGGAAAATAG